Within Bdellovibrionales bacterium, the genomic segment TGTCATTTCGCCTCCCTTTTTCCTTCAAGTTTGATACCTGGTAAAGGACGATTCATCCGGTACCGCAAATTCAACAATTCGACGGCCAGAGAAAAAAACATGGCAAAGTAAATATATGCCTTACTCACGTGCCCGCCCATTCCCTCCACGACCAACATCACTCCTATCATCAATAGAAAAGACAATGCCAAAATCTTAACCGTTGGATGCCGATCCACAAAACCTGAAATAGCTCCCGCCGAAAGTAGCATCACGAGCATCGCCAAGGACATGGCCGTAATCATAATCGGCACTTGTTGTACCATCCCCACTGCCGTAATAACTGAATCGAATGAGAAAACAAGATCCAAAGCGATGATCTGGAAAAGAACTAAAAAAAATCCCCTCGCACTGGGACTGTGAACGCTCGGCACCTCCTCAGATCTCTCAACCTTATTATGAATCTCGATCGTTGACTTAAAAATCAAAAAAAGCCCGCCCCCAAGAAGAATCAAATCTCTTCCGGAAAAAGACTTTTCAAAAAGAGTAAAAAATGGATCCTTCAGCCCCATTATCCAGGTGATCGAAAACAAAAGGATAAGCCTCAAAAAAAGCGCCAAAAAAATACCCAGAGATCGGGCTTTCTTTTGTTGAACTGAGGGCAGTTGAGATACCAGAATAGAAATGAAAATAATATTATCTATACCCAATACTATTTCCATCACTGAAAGAGTTGCCAGAGCCGTAAGGCCCTCTACGGTAAAAATAAAGTCCATCATCGAACCCCTTCGTTCGCTATTGTCTTTTGTCCATTGGCCATTTTATGGGACGTTAGTCCCAAGACTCAAACATGTCAATTTTGACCTCACCAGCAAGATCAGAGGATTCATTGACCTCGTCAAAAACCTCCCCTACAGTCCCCTCGTGCGAAGCTTTATCTTGCTTACATTGTCCCTCGTGTGCCTGACTGCCGTGGCCCATCCCACAGGGCCGGACTTTGTCCATCCAGATGGAGAACCAGAACTACTATCAAGACTTCTTGACAGGGCTGATCAATCTCAAAAGGAACTAAGTTTCCGCCTTCATAGGTTTTCAAAGCAACTGGACACATTTTTCGGATCAAGTCGCATCGACGAGGAGGCTCTTTCTGACAGCCGAGTTCGGATCAACTTGATTTCTAATTTTAGAGACCATTCGGGCGACACCTATGCAGCCAATATTCGTACCCGAATTGCCTTACCGAACACCGAAAAGCGACTGAACCTTGTCATGCAAAACTTCTCACGAAGCTTTAAAGACGACAGAGAAGGGGATAAACAAACGGTGGGCGAATCCTTAGGAAAAGACATTTACACCGCCGGACTCCGTTATATCCCTGAGGTTCCCCAAGAGTGGAATCTCGGTGCAGACACAGGAATCAAACTGGTCATGCCTCCCGATCCTTATGTGCGATTGCGTGTCCGACGCACCTGGTGGCCCGAATTTTGGGAAATTCGAGCCACGGCCACAACATTCTGGTTTAATTCTCAGGGTTTTGGCCACACTGAATCCCTCGAGTTTGACAGAGAGATCTCGGATTCTTTGCTATTCCGCTCGGAAAATACCGCTTCCTGGCTCAGATCTGATGACAAATACGTATTTGATCAGTCCCTCAATCTCATTCAAAAGATAAATGACAACTGGGCATTTTTGTATTTTCTCAGAATGACCGGGAATAATGATCCAGATCCCCATGTCGAAGAATATTCTGCAGGAGCCAACTTTCGACGGCGAATTAAATCCAACTGGTTCTTCTTTAACATTCAGCCGGTTGGCAACTGGCCCCGAACAGAGAATTTTTCATTTATCGCTTCCATTAACTTTAAAGTTGAAATGATTGTGGGGGAATAGGACATTGAATTCAAAATGCTAAGTTCCAAGCTTGAAGCAAATGAGTTTGTAGCAACGGTGAGAGATATTTCAGGAAAGGGACTTGGAGTTCTGGATTTGCCTGATGGGAGAGTTCTCTTTGTACCCGGCGTCTGGCCTGGAGACCGCGGACGATTTGAACCGATCAAGATGCACAAAAGATATGGATTTGGTCGCCTTGTGGAACTCATCGAGAGGAGTCCACAACGAACCACGCCACCTTGTCCACATCAAGGCACTGAGGCTGGCAAGTGCGGAGGATGTCCTTGGATGATTGCCAGCTATGACTCCCAGCTCTTTCACAAACAAAGATTAGTTCAAAACTATCTGGAGCGAGCCAAAGTTATTTCCCCTACCACCCAGATCTTGAAAATAGCGAGCTGTTCCCAGCCATACGGCTACCGCAATCGAATTCAAGTGAAATCAGACGGAAAACGCATAGGATTTGTCTCGTCCGAGTCTAAGAATTTTGCGCCCATATCGGATTGCCTCACCATAAACAAAAAGATGCGCTCCATTCTCGCATCACTGATAAATCAACTTCCCAATAGACAATGGAATCCGAAAGAGGGCTTCCTCTGGTCTTTCTTGGAATTTGACGATGCCATGAATCCCGCGGATATTATCCCAAACCAAAAAATACCCTTCCGCCAGGCAAACGACGAACAAAATGAACTCATGAAATCTCTGACAAAGAAGTGGGCCAGCAGCTTAGACCCCCAACTCCCTCTGATTGAGTTCTTTTGTGGCTCAGGAAACTTCACGGAGATTTTCTCTGCCCTCTCCTTTTGTCACATTTTTGCCGCAGAGAATGGACAAGAGTCGATCGACCAGCTAGCTCAGAAGAAACTTCCAGGTGTCTCCTACGAAAAAATAGACCTTTATCGGATAAAAAATTGGAATTCACTCCATCGGTGGAACCATAACCCAAAATATCTGTTTCTGGATCCTCCTCGGGGAGGATTTCCACAAATAGACCAATTCTGTTCCAAATTTCCCTCTCTCCAAAACATGATGTATGTATCATGCGATCTTCATGCCTTTGCGGCTGACGCTAAGAAACTGACGAGCAGAGGTTGGAATCTCCAAAGTGTCCAGCCCGTTGATCAGTTTCCCCACACCCCCCATATCGAACTCGTCGCGCAATTTCAGCGGGAAAAATCTCAAACCTAGATTTTTTTTAAAACAGAAAAATAGAGTGGTCCAAACCCACAACGATCAGGCAAATGAATCCAGCCACACTTGGTCTTTTCGGCGAATGGGCTGGGTGTGTCCCTAAAGACAACTTCGACATCGCCTTGCTTGCGCGCTACCAATCGCTCTACAACGCCGTCGTTCTCTTCATGGCTCAGGGCGCAAGTCGAATAAACAATGAGCCCCCCCGGTTTGATAGCCAAAAGTGCAGAGGCCAGCAGACCGTACTGACGTTTTGCCAAAGATTTAATCCGACTCGGCTTCCAAGCTTTTAACTCTTTAGGAGACAACAACAAGTGTCTCTCCCCCGAACAGGGCGCATCAACCAGAATACGTGTATAACAATCCGGCTGGCTCATTCCGTACCTGAGTCCCTCTTTTCCCCTGACAAAAATCCTCGCCCGTCGATCCCGGGGAACGTACTGCTGAATAACTTTAATTAACCTCTTCCGTCGAGAAAAAGAAATTTCATTGGCATCAAGAAGACCTTCGCTCCCCAACCCCTGCGCGAGTACCAATGTTTTCCCTCCAGGAGCCGCGCACATGTCGAGTACATAATCCGAAATTCCCACCTCTAGAGCTCTTCCAACTAGCACCGAGGCTGGGTCCATAACATAGCACCTGAGCAAACCCTCCCTATCCCTCTGCTGAACCCAATCGCGACGGTCCTCGGTTAACCACAAACAAGATTTCAACCATTCAATTTCATCTGCCTCCAAATTTTCAGTAAAGGGACAGAAAAGAACTTGCCTTTCCTTCTGGAGAAGAGACTCATAAAGAAGTGGCCATCGATCGGCCCAAATCTCTTGAAAATATTGATAAAAATCCTCACCAAATTTT encodes:
- a CDS encoding class I SAM-dependent RNA methyltransferase; this translates as MLSSKLEANEFVATVRDISGKGLGVLDLPDGRVLFVPGVWPGDRGRFEPIKMHKRYGFGRLVELIERSPQRTTPPCPHQGTEAGKCGGCPWMIASYDSQLFHKQRLVQNYLERAKVISPTTQILKIASCSQPYGYRNRIQVKSDGKRIGFVSSESKNFAPISDCLTINKKMRSILASLINQLPNRQWNPKEGFLWSFLEFDDAMNPADIIPNQKIPFRQANDEQNELMKSLTKKWASSLDPQLPLIEFFCGSGNFTEIFSALSFCHIFAAENGQESIDQLAQKKLPGVSYEKIDLYRIKNWNSLHRWNHNPKYLFLDPPRGGFPQIDQFCSKFPSLQNMMYVSCDLHAFAADAKKLTSRGWNLQSVQPVDQFPHTPHIELVAQFQREKSQT
- a CDS encoding RsmB/NOP family class I SAM-dependent RNA methyltransferase, which codes for MDKKIDIKPDRKFGEDFYQYFQEIWADRWPLLYESLLQKERQVLFCPFTENLEADEIEWLKSCLWLTEDRRDWVQQRDREGLLRCYVMDPASVLVGRALEVGISDYVLDMCAAPGGKTLVLAQGLGSEGLLDANEISFSRRKRLIKVIQQYVPRDRRARIFVRGKEGLRYGMSQPDCYTRILVDAPCSGERHLLLSPKELKAWKPSRIKSLAKRQYGLLASALLAIKPGGLIVYSTCALSHEENDGVVERLVARKQGDVEVVFRDTPSPFAEKTKCGWIHLPDRCGFGPLYFSVLKKI
- a CDS encoding TerC family protein gives rise to the protein MMDFIFTVEGLTALATLSVMEIVLGIDNIIFISILVSQLPSVQQKKARSLGIFLALFLRLILLFSITWIMGLKDPFFTLFEKSFSGRDLILLGGGLFLIFKSTIEIHNKVERSEEVPSVHSPSARGFFLVLFQIIALDLVFSFDSVITAVGMVQQVPIMITAMSLAMLVMLLSAGAISGFVDRHPTVKILALSFLLMIGVMLVVEGMGGHVSKAYIYFAMFFSLAVELLNLRYRMNRPLPGIKLEGKREAK